A region from the Fusarium musae strain F31 chromosome 1, whole genome shotgun sequence genome encodes:
- a CDS encoding hypothetical protein (EggNog:ENOG41), with amino-acid sequence MAHLTIRNLTINPIELIEIERFEGQTVRTGNRLSNMTSHISGFIKATDFSSRQTQAKGDPIHKENACVKVEPFKTKGSGIRAADKNKEVVRLTFKYEDHKYQVDIPNPSNKSSVMKNLDGGKHDLTVVYTPNGAFLAIFSSAQLHRWMHELHDDWPLTLLSIPGTHNSPTCYTALPSVRCQAVGVLEQLKNGVRFLDVRVSVSPDDDELALVHSVFPISLTGTKYFKHMLEDIYKFLDENSSETVIMSIKREGTGRGNDEQLGKYLKHSYVDKRRSRWWTEPRIPTLGGARGRIVIVRRFNLDGEMKKTCWDGRGWGIDAGAWPDNCEDGKVPGGIIRVQDFYEITESQNIEKKIEYCRRQLERAAEQTFALAGMDGHKKDASLPPLFVNFLTASNFFNATCWPERIAAKVNPSVIEYLCMCHGEDGKGPNKLKIGSAGTGVVVTDWVGHKDDWDLIRCIVGMNARLQLKK; translated from the coding sequence ATGGCTCACCTCACCATTCGCAATCTTACTATCAACCCAATCGAGCTTATTGAAATCGAAAGGTTCGAGGGCCAGACTGTGAGAACCGGCAACCGCCTCTCAAATATGACAAGCCATATCAGTGGCTTCATTAAGGCTACTGACTTCAGCTCTCGCCAAACCCAGGCCAAGGGCGACCCCATCCACAAGGAAAATGCCTGTGTCAAAGTTGAGCccttcaagaccaagggttCTGGCATCCGAGCCGCCGACAAGAATAAGGAGGTGGTCCGTCTTACCTTCAAATATGAGGATCATAAGTATCAGGTCGACATCCCCAACCCCTCCAACAAATCTTCTGTCATGAAGAACCTGGACGGAGGCAAACATGATCTCACTGTCGTTTATACCCCCAACGGTGCCTTTCTagccatcttctcttctgccCAGCTGCATCGCTGGATGCACGAGCTTCACGACGACTGGCCACTCACTCTGCTTTCGATCCCTGGCACGCACAATTCTCCTACCTGCTATACTGCTCTTCCTTCTGTTCGATGTCAAGCGGTCGGCGTCTTGGAGCAACTCAAAAATGGTGTTCGGTTTCTCGACGTTCGAGTATCCGTGAGtcctgacgatgatgaacttgCTCTAGTCCACAGCGTGTTTCCCATTTCCTTGACTGGCACAAAGTACTTCAAGCACATGCTCGAGGATATTTACAAGTTCCTCGACGAGAACAGCAGTGAGACTGTCATCATGAGTATCAAGCGCGAAGGTACTGGAAGGGGCAACGACGAACAACTCGGAAAATATCTGAAGCACAGCTACGTCGATAAAAGACGAAGTCGATGGTGGACTGAGCCCAGGATTCCAACTCTGGGTGGTGCCCGTGGTCGCATTGTCATCGTCCGCCGCTTCAACTTGGACggcgagatgaagaagacatgcTGGGATGGTCGGGGTTGGGGTATTGACGCAGGCGCCTGGCCCGATAATTGCGAAGACGGCAAGGTGCCAGGAGGTATTATCCGTGTCCAAGACTTTTACGAGATTACCGAGAGCCAGAATATTGAGAAAAAGATCGAGTACTGCCGTCGGCAACTCGAACGCGCTGCTGAGCAGACCTTCGCTCTCGCCGGGATGGATGGTCATAAAAAGGATGCTAGTTTACCCCCCTTGTTTGTCAACTTCCTTACAGCAagcaacttcttcaacgcAACCTGCTGGCCAGAGCGTATTGCTGCCAAGGTCAACCCCTCTGTTATCGAATACCTCTGCATGTGCCACGGCGAGGATGGTAAGGGGccaaacaagctcaagatcggTTCTGCAGGTACGGGAGTCGTCGTCACCGACTGGGTAGGCCACAAGGATGATTGGGATTTGATCCGCTGCATTGTTGGAATGAACGCGAGGCTGCAGCTTAAGAAATAA
- a CDS encoding hypothetical protein (EggNog:ENOG41), with the protein MDAPNNTSQPQDPQVDVPKENSPPPAYTPRRVPVTDFTAMMARIIQERRDTLPNLGGNIPHPQPQQTTGTSLLSDTVDDDQDETSEGSSPISLKIDTSVNVSRNNNIVCLTATPAEQANAIAKAVVQALHEGSSGRCGIPMIDESGCPRPLSIQVAAGLNVEGTGNVIGSRDVIGGLIQKRAGTSLPLDPDDEEDLAPTKRRRTSY; encoded by the coding sequence ATGGACGCTCCCAACAatacttctcaacctcaggaCCCCCAAGTCGATGTCCCTAAGGAGAACAGTCCTCCTCCAGCCTATACACCGCGAAGAGTCCCTGTCACTGATTTCACTGCCATGATGGCCAGAATTATTCAAGAGAGGCGGGATACTCTCCCTAACTTGGGTGGGAATATCCCACACCCTCAGCCCCAACAAACCACGGGCACTTCCCTGCTTTCTGATACTGTGGATGATGACCAAGACGAGACATCTGAGGGAAGCTCACCCATAAGCCTCAAGATCGACACATCTGTCAATGTTTCACGAAACAACAACATCGTGTGCCTGACAGCTACTCCCGCGGAACAGGCCAATGCTATAGCCAAGGCCGTCGTGCAAGCTTTACACGAGGGAAGCTCTGGCCGTTGCGGCATTCCGATGATTGACGAGTCTGGCTGCCCTCGACCCTTGAGTATCCAGGTTGCTGCGGGTCTGAATGTTGAGGGAACAGGTAATGTCATCGGAAGCCGAGATGTTATCGGGGGTCTCATCCAGAAACGCGCTGGAACTTCACTTCCACTTGATccggatgatgaggaagacttgGCCCCTACTAAGAGACGGCGAACAAGTTATTAA